One Deltaproteobacteria bacterium DNA window includes the following coding sequences:
- a CDS encoding bifunctional (p)ppGpp synthetase/guanosine-3',5'-bis(diphosphate) 3'-pyrophosphohydrolase gives MPLLAEDTMYSERMDDALTFAAATFRNITRKDGATAYLWHLLAVASMVGEAGGDEDQVIAGILHDYLEDIDGGSSAILATRFGPKVVDYVEALSDCTTRPKPPWRERKEGHIARMREASDEIKLIALCDKIDNARATLRDYRAIGDAVWERFNAPKAETLWYYRAVYAAIATTLKHPMLAELDELVKALHQATGTSF, from the coding sequence CGATGCTTTAACTTTTGCTGCGGCAACCTTTCGTAATATTACTCGTAAAGATGGAGCTACTGCCTATTTATGGCACTTGTTAGCAGTCGCTTCTATGGTTGGAGAAGCAGGAGGGGATGAAGACCAAGTTATTGCTGGTATATTGCATGATTATTTAGAAGATATCGATGGTGGCTCATCAGCAATTCTTGCCACTCGTTTTGGTCCCAAAGTGGTTGATTATGTTGAGGCACTTTCAGATTGTACTACACGTCCAAAACCACCATGGCGTGAGCGCAAAGAAGGGCATATTGCCCGAATGCGCGAAGCTAGTGATGAAATTAAACTGATTGCTTTATGCGACAAAATCGATAATGCCCGAGCAACATTGCGTGATTATCGTGCTATTGGTGATGCTGTTTGGGAGAGATTTAATGCGCCTAAAGCAGAAACACTTTGGTATTATCGTGCAGTGTACGCAGCTATTGCTACAACCCTTAAACATCCAATGCTCGCTGAGCTTGATGAGTTAGTAAAAGCTTTACATCAAGCTACAGGAACATCATTTTAA
- a CDS encoding exopolysaccharide biosynthesis protein — protein sequence MITHYKNTSQRLSQRLTELVVLIEDKQSQIQLDFLLDLLGERCHALFIFILVIPFLQPIPLPGVSTAFGLAIALLGVQLTLEKKPWLPHWLRKRQLSTERIVKIFAAGKNIFLRFEKVIRPRLQILHAHPIWQRITGIVITIAGLLLAIPLPIPISNFLPALIVALLSIGILEEDGLLIIWGFIAFVFCLAFFVMLVLLPYLGWQYGKDFL from the coding sequence ATGATAACTCATTATAAAAATACATCGCAGCGTTTGTCGCAACGCTTGACTGAATTAGTTGTGCTAATAGAAGATAAGCAATCTCAAATACAACTGGATTTTTTGCTTGATTTATTAGGAGAGCGCTGCCATGCATTGTTTATTTTTATATTAGTTATACCATTTCTTCAGCCAATTCCGCTGCCTGGTGTTTCAACTGCATTTGGTTTGGCAATCGCATTATTAGGTGTGCAACTAACATTAGAGAAAAAACCATGGTTGCCACATTGGCTACGTAAACGACAACTTTCGACTGAGCGTATTGTTAAGATTTTTGCTGCGGGAAAAAACATTTTTCTTCGTTTTGAGAAAGTTATTCGTCCACGTTTGCAAATTTTGCATGCGCATCCAATTTGGCAGAGGATAACTGGGATAGTCATAACAATTGCTGGTTTATTACTCGCCATACCATTACCAATCCCTATATCGAATTTTTTACCAGCATTAATAGTGGCTTTATTATCCATAGGTATACTTGAAGAAGATGGCTTACTTATAATTTGGGGTTTTATTGCTTTCGTATTCTGCTTAGCATTTTTTGTGATGTTGGTTTTGCTGCCATATTTAGGCTGGCAATATGGCAAAGATTTTCTTTAG
- a CDS encoding peptide chain release factor 3, producing MSSVAVESQKRRTFAIISHPDAGKTTVTEKLLLYAGAIHLAGSVKARKNSRHAISDWMKMEQERGISVTSSVLQFGYKQAALNLLDTPGHADFSEDTYRTLAAVDSAIMLIDHAKGVEARTLRLFEVCRMRKLPVVTFMNKLDREGRDPLDLLDDVSKSLNIEVAPLNWPIGNGRDFKGVIDIRSQIVHLFAADSHGSTIAKVTTLPFVESEKLIGTRLFDETSEQLELLAAAGTAYNRDSFMAGEVSPVFWGSALTNFGVGPLLDFIAAHAAPPAARIAEDGNVINPNDERFSGFIFKIQANMNPRHRDRIAFLRVVSGRFSRGMETVLGRSGDKLKLAKPHSFMAQERSIVDEAWPGDIVGLYDSGQLRIGDTLCEGAQFSFSGIPRFAPEYFAQLVVRDAMKRKAVDSGLSQLSHEGVIQLFYNSISRQEPYLGAVGQLQFEVLKERLKNEYGADVAYRSSPYRWVRWIGGEPEGLKWLKARRDYAIMQDRNGRPVLLAESQFSINYALENAPGLVLYDIEPL from the coding sequence ATGAGTAGCGTAGCAGTTGAATCTCAAAAACGACGTACTTTTGCCATTATCTCACATCCAGATGCTGGTAAAACAACGGTTACTGAGAAATTACTTTTATATGCTGGCGCCATTCATTTGGCAGGCTCAGTAAAAGCGCGCAAAAATTCCCGACATGCAATCAGTGATTGGATGAAGATGGAACAAGAGCGCGGTATCTCGGTAACATCATCTGTTTTACAATTTGGTTATAAACAAGCCGCATTAAATTTATTAGATACACCGGGACATGCAGATTTTTCTGAAGATACCTATCGTACATTAGCAGCGGTTGATTCTGCAATAATGCTTATTGATCATGCTAAGGGTGTTGAAGCAAGAACATTGCGTCTCTTTGAAGTATGCCGCATGCGCAAGCTACCAGTAGTAACTTTTATGAATAAACTTGATCGTGAAGGACGTGACCCTCTCGATCTATTAGATGATGTAAGCAAATCATTGAATATTGAAGTAGCGCCGCTTAACTGGCCTATTGGTAACGGTCGTGATTTTAAAGGGGTTATCGATATCCGATCCCAGATAGTGCATCTTTTTGCTGCTGATAGTCATGGTTCTACGATAGCAAAAGTTACTACGCTACCATTTGTTGAAAGTGAAAAGTTAATTGGTACACGTCTTTTTGATGAAACTAGTGAACAGCTTGAATTATTAGCCGCCGCTGGAACAGCATATAATCGTGATAGTTTTATGGCAGGTGAAGTGAGCCCAGTGTTTTGGGGTTCTGCGCTTACTAATTTTGGTGTCGGACCATTACTTGATTTTATTGCAGCTCATGCTGCACCACCAGCGGCGCGTATAGCTGAAGATGGCAATGTTATTAATCCAAACGACGAACGATTCAGCGGATTTATTTTTAAGATTCAGGCTAACATGAATCCGCGACATCGCGACCGTATTGCATTTCTACGGGTGGTCTCTGGCCGATTTAGTCGTGGTATGGAAACAGTATTAGGTCGATCTGGCGATAAGCTAAAGTTAGCAAAACCTCACTCTTTTATGGCGCAAGAGAGGTCGATAGTTGATGAAGCATGGCCTGGAGATATCGTTGGCTTGTATGACTCTGGGCAACTTCGTATCGGAGATACTTTATGTGAAGGTGCGCAATTTTCATTCTCTGGTATTCCACGTTTTGCTCCTGAGTATTTCGCTCAGCTTGTGGTTCGAGATGCGATGAAACGAAAAGCAGTAGACTCAGGGTTATCACAGTTATCTCACGAGGGTGTAATTCAATTGTTTTATAATTCTATATCTCGTCAAGAACCGTACCTTGGTGCGGTTGGGCAACTACAATTTGAAGTACTTAAAGAACGATTAAAAAATGAGTATGGTGCCGATGTTGCTTATCGTAGTTCACCATATCGTTGGGTGCGTTGGATTGGCGGTGAACCAGAAGGTCTTAAATGGTTAAAAGCCCGAAGAGATTATGCAATAATGCAAGACCGCAATGGCCGCCCAGTGTTGCTGGCAGAATCACAATTTTCTATTAACTATGCGCTTGAAAATGCACCTGGTTTGGTGCTCTATGATATTGAGCCATTATAA
- the prmA gene encoding 50S ribosomal protein L11 methyltransferase → MNSETANDSWWQVDVIVPDALVDDIGALFIEAGALGCEQLSTNLPPPAFNTQDSVQIPTTPQNYSTLRLCFADEMTRDEIAALTLNTLTSIGVSDIPNMSISKRNDTDWATRWQEHFPPLQIGKRVVIIPSWEKDFQPRTESLPVILDPGLAFGTGQHATTALCVELIEAGLDNAVGQKIELLDVGCGSGILAIVAAILGCQKVIAIDNDPTAVKVAYENIMQNGVGHIIETSEQPLMQITGTFNWVVANILAQTLIELAMPLVSHTEHDGSLVLSGILHNQENEVLDAIAKATVKQNRNLPQVVMRLQRDEWVALQLRL, encoded by the coding sequence ATGAACTCAGAAACAGCTAACGATTCTTGGTGGCAGGTAGATGTAATCGTGCCTGATGCCCTAGTTGACGACATTGGTGCATTATTCATTGAAGCTGGGGCACTGGGTTGTGAACAACTATCAACAAACTTACCCCCTCCTGCTTTTAACACCCAAGATAGCGTTCAAATACCGACGACACCCCAAAACTATTCTACCTTGCGCCTTTGTTTTGCTGATGAAATGACGCGTGATGAGATAGCTGCATTAACTCTCAACACCTTAACGAGTATTGGGGTTAGCGATATTCCCAATATGAGCATAAGCAAACGCAACGATACTGATTGGGCAACTCGTTGGCAAGAGCATTTCCCCCCATTACAGATTGGCAAACGAGTAGTCATTATCCCTTCTTGGGAAAAAGACTTTCAACCCCGTACAGAAAGCTTACCGGTAATTCTTGACCCGGGATTAGCTTTTGGCACCGGTCAGCACGCTACTACTGCATTATGTGTAGAATTAATTGAGGCGGGTTTAGACAATGCAGTAGGTCAAAAAATTGAACTGCTTGATGTTGGTTGTGGCTCTGGTATTTTAGCAATCGTTGCAGCAATTTTGGGCTGTCAAAAAGTAATCGCCATTGATAATGACCCCACTGCCGTAAAAGTTGCATATGAAAATATTATGCAAAATGGTGTTGGTCATATTATTGAAACCAGCGAACAACCTTTAATGCAGATTACCGGCACTTTTAATTGGGTTGTCGCAAATATTCTTGCTCAAACTTTAATCGAATTAGCTATGCCTCTTGTATCACATACTGAACATGACGGTTCATTAGTGCTATCAGGTATTTTGCACAATCAAGAAAATGAAGTCCTAGATGCTATTGCAAAAGCCACCGTCAAACAAAATCGCAATCTGCCCCAAGTAGTTATGCGCTTGCAACGTGATGAATGGGTCGCTTTGCAACTGCGTTTGTAA
- the mazG gene encoding nucleoside triphosphate pyrophosphohydrolase, translating to MDRFEQAGAVFTKLCRIMARLRAPGGCPWDREQTPTSLKPYIIEEAYETIDAIDSGNTASWCEELGDLLLQVVFQAELAQEDAKFDIAAVVDGIADKLLRRHPHVFGDNKAKDADGALQRWEAVKAKERPKDKGVLAGVPRNLPALLRATRTGEKAGAAGFDWSNASEVATKVNEEWAELQQALTLNDKNAVTDEFGDLLFTMVNLSRRLGVDAETALQQATNKFQSRFEHMEQELRQQGRSPRDAKLEELEKLWQQAKKAVKKN from the coding sequence ATGGACCGTTTTGAACAAGCCGGGGCTGTATTTACCAAACTTTGCCGCATTATGGCACGCTTGCGCGCTCCTGGTGGTTGCCCGTGGGACCGCGAACAAACACCAACTAGCCTAAAACCTTACATAATTGAAGAAGCTTATGAGACTATCGACGCCATCGACTCAGGCAATACAGCTTCGTGGTGTGAAGAATTAGGAGACTTGCTCTTACAGGTAGTGTTTCAGGCTGAACTTGCACAAGAAGATGCTAAATTTGATATTGCTGCGGTAGTAGATGGCATTGCTGATAAGCTACTAAGACGACATCCGCATGTATTTGGCGATAATAAAGCTAAAGATGCTGACGGCGCCCTGCAAAGATGGGAAGCTGTAAAAGCTAAAGAGCGCCCTAAAGATAAGGGTGTTTTAGCTGGTGTTCCGCGCAACCTCCCTGCCTTGCTTCGGGCTACTCGCACAGGTGAAAAAGCTGGGGCGGCTGGTTTTGATTGGAGTAATGCTAGCGAAGTTGCTACCAAAGTAAATGAAGAATGGGCTGAACTACAGCAAGCCTTAACACTAAATGATAAAAACGCCGTGACTGACGAATTTGGCGACTTACTTTTTACTATGGTCAATTTAAGTCGTCGTTTGGGTGTAGATGCCGAAACTGCGCTACAACAAGCAACCAACAAATTTCAAAGCCGCTTTGAACATATGGAACAGGAGCTACGCCAACAAGGACGCAGCCCCCGCGATGCAAAGCTAGAAGAACTTGAAAAGCTATGGCAGCAAGCTAAAAAGGCAGTGAAAAAAAACTAA